A window from Salvia miltiorrhiza cultivar Shanhuang (shh) chromosome 2, IMPLAD_Smil_shh, whole genome shotgun sequence encodes these proteins:
- the LOC131009481 gene encoding receptor-like protein EIX2: MEYPTNIYLFLFHTSKYTERMISDKGISIKFLLFLLLCVSVSGEVRCIEREREALLSFKNGLIDDYGVLSSWRSDECCKWYGVECSNTTGHVIALHLDGYYKGALRGKVGSSLLELHHLNYLDLSYNDFGGYSIPEFIGSMKQLQYLYLMYSHFSGIIPPQIGNLTNLRLLGLSWNDFGGNPIPEFVYSMKQLQHLYLKYAHFSGIIPPQIGNLTNLLSLDLSFNSLTTENLVWLSNLSLLSYLHLSQIDLSHPNSLQHISSLHFLYELHLYSCGLKGTVPSQIGNLTNLRSLDLSHNSLTTENLDWLSNLSLLSYLDLSQIDLSHTNWLLHIPSLRSLNELYLNSCNLTSSSSFLNSSSKSHLSILGVSDNNLTSSSFDWLSNITTSLVEIDLSHNALGGPIPNAFLESLVLIEYLDLSNNMLQGHIPKSLSNLSRLRVLVLYENHLGGELDELFGNISAKGMLESLQILDLADNKLNGSVPDLRAFSALTEVYFGGNNFTGSIPQSIGQLSELQVLDLSNNSFKGVVSESHFIKLDKLKILDLSFNSMILNVAPDWSPPFQLERMFLGGSNVGPSFPKWIQTQRNLSGIDLSRAGIRDEIPTWLWTVFPSLDCIYLFDNQITGSVPDLSFTSIRFLFLNNNNFSGPFPLFYANAEIVQLNGNKFSGSISSICKIPQYRQLLSLDLSSNQLAGEIPDCWEKMPYLSFLNLADNNFSGEIPRSFGSLLEFSALQLRGNNLSGELPSALRLCQKLQLVDVGGNKLRGEIPNWIGELYNMEILNLRGNKFHGSIPSQICKLTDIRILDLSRNNLSGKIPDCFNNFTALAQMNTTQFDPYYRIGFYSMFQYSDHLPNKKIRPVYEYSSVQWKGQELEYRKNLKLLKLIDLSSNRLTGNIPKSFSSMLALISMNLSRNSLTGNIIGDIGEVEMLECLDLSHNQFSGELPASLAQLQYLAVLDLSNNDLFGKIPTSTQLQSFNASAYAENDRLCGPPLPALCPEDSLRPSTTNPNEKDDGSLSFMQEVCISLGFGFIFGFWGVVGTFILKKSWRIAYFNFWDHVGDWFYVKIAVFVSKWRRS, from the coding sequence ATGGAGTATCCCACAAACATATATCTCTTTCTCTTCCACACATCAAAATATACAGAAAGGATGATTTCTGATAAAGGAATATCAAtcaaatttcttctttttcttctactTTGTGTCTCTGTTTCAGGAGAAGTGAGATGCATTGAAAGGGAGAGAGAAGCTCTTCTAAGCTTCAAGAATGGCCTCATCGATGACTATGGCGTTCTCTCGTCATGGCGAAGTGACGAATGCTGCAAATGGTATGGTGTTGAGTGCAGTAACACCACAGGCCATGTCATAGCTCTTCATCTTGATGGCTATTATAAAGGTGCATTGCGAGGTAAGGTTGGTTCTTCCTTGCTCGAGTTGCATCATTTAAACTATCTTGACCTCAGTTACAATGATTTTGGAGGCTATTCAATCCCAGAATTCATAGGTTCCATGAAACAGTTACAATATCTGTATCTCATGTATTCTCACTTTTCTGGGATCATTCCTCCTCAGATTGGTAACCTTACTAACTTGCGGTTACTCGGTCTCAGTTGGAATGATTTTGGAGGCAATCCAATCCCGGAATTCGTTTATTCCATGAAACAATTACAACACTTGTATCTCAAGTATGCTCACTTTTCTGGGATCATTCCTCCTCAGATTGGTAACCTTACCAACCTACTCTCACTTGATCTCTCATTCAACTCTTTGACGACTGAGAATCTCGTTTGGCTTTCGAATCTCTCTTTGTTGTCTTATCTTCATTTGAGCCAAATCGACTTAAGTCACCCCAACTCGCTGCAACATATCTCAAGTCTTCATTTCCTATATGAATTGCACTTGTATTCTTGTGGCCTCAAGGGGACTGTTCCTTCTCAGATAGGTAACCTTACCAACCTACGCTCACTTGATCTCTCACATAACTCTTTGACGACTGAGAATCTCGATTGGCTTTCAAATCTCTCTTTGTTGTCTTACCTTGATTTGAGTCAAATCGACTTAAGTCACACCAACTGGCTGCTGCACATCCCAAGTCTTCGTTCCCTAAATGAATTGTACTTGAATTCTTGTAACCTCACTTCTTCCTCATCTTTTCTTAATTCTTCTTCCAAATCTCATCTTTCTATCCTTGGTGTGTCTGATAATAACCTCACTTCTTCCTCTTTCGATTGGTTATCAAACATAACTACAAGTCTAGTGGAAATAGACCTGTCACACAATGCTTTAGGTGGCCCAATTCCTAATGCATTTTTAGAGAGTTTGGTTCTTATTGAGTATCTTGATCTTTCCAATAACATGCTTCAAGGTCATATCCCAAAATCTTTGTCCAATCTCAGTCGTCTGCGCGTCTTAGTCCTTTATGAAAATCACTTAGGAGGAGAACTTGATGAGCTGTTTGGAAATATATCTGCCAAAGGAATGTTGGAATCACTCCAAATTCTGGATTTGGCTGATAATAAACTCAATGGTTCAGTGCCAGACTTGAGAGCATTTTCTGCATTGACAGAAGTGTACTTTGGGGGAAACAACTTCACAGGCTCCATTCCTCAAAGTATTGGCCAACTCTCCGAGCTTCAAGTTCTAGATCTTTCTAATAATTCTTTCAAAGGCGTAGTCTCTGAATCGCACTTCATCAAGCTCGACAAGTTGAAGATACTAGATCTATCCTTCAATTCAATGATCTTGAATGTTGCACCGGATTGGAGTCCTCCTTTTCAGTTGGAGCGTATGTTTTTAGGAGGAAGCAATGTGGGCCCATCTTTCCCAAAATGGATCCAAACTCAGAGGAATTTGTCAGGCATTGATCTCTCTAGAGCTGGCATAAGAGATGAAATCCCAACATGGCTGTGGACTGTATTCCCTTCATTAGACTGCATTTATCTATTTGATAATCAAATTACTGGTTCTGTTCCTGATCTCTCATTCACTTCCATCAGATTCTTGTTtcttaataacaataatttctCAGGTCCTTTTCCATTATTTTATGCGAATGCTGAAATTGTTCAGTTGAATGGAAATAAGTTCTCTGGTTCAATTTCAAGTATTTGCAAAATTCCTCAATATCGTCAGCTTCTTAGCCTTGACCTCTCCAGTAATCAGTTGGCCGGAGAGATTCCCGACTGCTGGGAAAAAATGCCATACTTAAGCTTTCTCAATTTGGCCGACAACAATTTTTCGGGTGAAATTCCTCGCTCTTTCGGCTCTTTGCTTGAATTCAGTGCACTGCAGTTGCGTGGTAATAATTTATCTGGAGAGTTGCCTTCCGCTTTGAGACTTTGCCAAAAATTGCAGTTAGTTGATGTTGGAGGGAATAAGTTAAGAGGAGAGATCCCCAATTGGATTGGCGAGTTGTATAATATGGAAATCCTAAACCTTCGCGGGAATAAATTTCATGGCAGTATTCCTTCTCAGATATGCAAGCTCACTGATATTCGAATTCTGGACTTGTCGAGAAACAATTTGTCTGGGAAGATACCCGATTGCTTCAACAATTTTACTGCATTGGCTCAAATGAATACCACACAATTTGATCCATATTATCGTATTGGCTTTTACTCCATGTTCCAATACAGTGATCATCTTCCAAATAAGAAAATTCGACCTGTCTATGAATATTCGTCAGTTCAGTGGAAAGGTCAAGAATTGGAATATAGGAAAAATCTCAAGCTTCTCAAACTTATTGATCTTTCAAGCAATAGGTTGACTGGAAACATTCCCAAATCATTTTCCAGCATGCTTGCATTAATTTCCATGAACCTATCAAGGAATAGTTTGACAGGAAATATAATTGGAGATATTGGTGAGGTGGAGATGTTAGAATGTCTTGATCTATCACACAACCAATTCTCCGGTGAATTACCTGCAAGCTTGGCACAATTACAGTACTTGGCCGTTCTCGATTTGTCGAACAACGACTTATTTGGTAAAATTCCAACGAGTACTCAACTTCAGAGCTTCAACGCATCTGCTTATGCCGAGAATGACAGACTCTGTGGGCCCCCTCTGCCGGCATTGTGCCCCGAAGATAGCTTGAGGCCATCCACCACTAATCCGAATGAGAAAGACGACGGCAGCCTCTCTTTTATGCAAGAAGTCTGCATATCATTGGGCTTTGGTTTTATATTTGGATTTTGGGGAGTTGTGGGTACTTTCATACTGAAGAAATCATGGAGAATTGCATACTTCAATTTCTGGGATCATGTTGGAGATTGGTTCTACGTGAAGATTGCTGTGTTTGTGTCCAAATGGAGACGAAGCTGA